A single window of Desulfovibrio inopinatus DSM 10711 DNA harbors:
- a CDS encoding TrmH family RNA methyltransferase, whose amino-acid sequence MARERTERRMERIQYVLERRQKDLTLIINNIHDPHNVSAILRSCDAFGVGHVHLYYTDTPFPVLGKKTSASAKKWITMQRHTNGPDMVNALSQKGFQIVRTGFSATATSLLDWDFTRPTAVVMGNEHDGVDDELMQLVDKELYIPMSGMVQSLNVSVASAVILYEAYRQRQEAGFYDQPSYSAEEIETLQSIWSQK is encoded by the coding sequence ATGGCGAGAGAACGCACTGAACGGAGAATGGAGCGTATTCAATACGTCCTTGAACGACGTCAAAAAGACCTGACGCTGATCATCAATAATATTCATGATCCGCACAATGTGTCGGCGATTTTACGGAGTTGTGATGCCTTCGGCGTCGGTCATGTCCATCTCTATTATACAGATACACCTTTTCCCGTGTTAGGAAAAAAAACATCTGCCTCGGCGAAGAAATGGATCACCATGCAACGCCATACGAATGGGCCTGACATGGTTAACGCCTTGTCTCAAAAAGGTTTTCAGATCGTGCGGACAGGATTTAGTGCAACGGCAACGTCCTTACTCGATTGGGACTTCACGAGACCAACCGCCGTCGTTATGGGAAACGAGCATGACGGAGTTGATGACGAACTCATGCAACTTGTGGATAAAGAACTCTATATTCCCATGAGCGGCATGGTTCAAAGCCTCAATGTGTCTGTCGCATCGGCAGTGATTTTATATGAAGCCTATCGACAACGTCAGGAGGCGGGGTTCTACGACCAACCATCATATTCTGCGGAAGAAATTGAGACGCTGCAATCGATTTGGTCACAAAAGTAG
- a CDS encoding acyltransferase family protein → MAKRIDLDTSRRIDIVRIILMSFVILAHTGRGFVSYVPNMEPTAAYIYEIFNNNVCYITVPLFFSISGYLFMRSFTLTPSAYFTMCKKKFITVFIPFLLFNLIWLLWIYFIGSIPNMGTKNFILQQGIFVKLFGINTLPINYPLWFLRDLLIIFAVSPVFILIFNEIRYLGLLLLYYLWMTQNPTLAFTLYGHAFFFYLGGIFSRQELPIGESTKIEKLIIPLYLAVLFFLTIDQHFGLDQLTTMYIFKANMVLGVFFLWCISRFDVIKNNKLLEFTARYAFFIYLAHEPTLSFLQKFISTFFTPTNSATQLLYYFGSCIATMAIALCIGMALEKTVPSVYAFATGARMPRKDCHAKDVKKENPA, encoded by the coding sequence ATGGCCAAGCGCATTGATCTCGACACGTCTCGGCGGATCGATATTGTCCGCATTATTCTCATGTCCTTTGTTATTTTGGCACATACCGGACGAGGGTTTGTGTCATATGTTCCGAATATGGAACCAACGGCAGCGTATATTTATGAAATTTTCAACAATAATGTCTGCTATATTACTGTTCCATTGTTTTTTTCAATTTCAGGCTATCTTTTTATGCGGTCATTTACTTTGACCCCCTCAGCCTATTTCACAATGTGTAAAAAGAAATTTATTACAGTATTTATTCCTTTTCTCCTCTTTAACTTGATATGGCTTCTCTGGATTTACTTTATTGGAAGTATCCCCAATATGGGGACGAAGAATTTCATTCTTCAACAAGGTATTTTTGTTAAATTATTTGGTATCAATACACTTCCTATCAACTATCCTTTGTGGTTTTTGCGCGACCTCTTGATTATTTTTGCAGTATCTCCTGTTTTTATATTGATTTTCAATGAGATTCGCTACCTTGGGCTCCTTTTGCTGTATTATTTATGGATGACGCAAAATCCTACCTTGGCGTTTACATTGTATGGCCACGCTTTTTTCTTTTATCTGGGAGGAATTTTCAGCCGGCAAGAGCTTCCCATCGGGGAGAGCACAAAAATCGAAAAATTGATTATTCCCCTCTATCTTGCTGTTCTTTTCTTTTTAACGATTGATCAGCATTTTGGTCTGGATCAACTGACCACTATGTATATTTTCAAAGCCAATATGGTTCTTGGCGTATTTTTTCTGTGGTGCATTTCACGGTTTGACGTCATCAAGAATAATAAATTGCTTGAGTTCACCGCTCGGTATGCGTTCTTCATTTATCTTGCCCATGAACCGACCTTGTCATTTCTTCAAAAATTCATTTCCACATTTTTCACCCCGACCAATTCCGCGACACAACTCCTGTATTATTTCGGATCATGCATTGCCACGATGGCAATCGCTCTGTGTATTGGCATGGCTCTGGAAAAGACGGTGCCTTCTGTTTATGCCTTTGCAACAGGAGCGAGGATGCCGCGGAAAGACTGCCACGCCAAAGACGTGAAAAAAGAAAATCCGGCATAG
- a CDS encoding substrate-binding periplasmic protein codes for MRHLVIIPVFLLLYLVLFQSSPIWADTIILTADTWCPFNCSPRSSKPGYAVEIAKRIFKKAGHKVIYTVKPWKTAIEDVQSGKDTGIIGTTKAESNDFIFPDEPIGRPRNTFFVRKNDHWTYSSPESLDSKRLGIIKYYDYGTALNTYIYANLGTDAIVISEGKKALKNNFKLLMDKKIDVLAEDSNVGTYTALKMGILNKVAQVNAGSPPVDIFIAFSPQNPKSKTYADIFDKGLRELRSSGRLARILKRYGQQDWE; via the coding sequence ATGCGTCATCTCGTTATTATTCCTGTCTTTTTGTTGCTTTATTTGGTCCTGTTCCAGAGTTCACCGATTTGGGCTGATACCATCATTTTGACGGCCGATACGTGGTGCCCATTCAATTGTTCTCCCCGCTCTTCAAAACCAGGCTATGCTGTCGAAATTGCCAAACGGATTTTCAAAAAAGCTGGCCATAAGGTAATTTACACGGTGAAACCGTGGAAAACAGCCATTGAAGATGTACAATCCGGTAAGGATACCGGGATCATTGGCACCACCAAAGCCGAATCGAACGATTTTATTTTTCCCGATGAGCCCATCGGCCGCCCCCGAAATACCTTTTTTGTCCGAAAAAACGATCATTGGACGTACTCCAGTCCTGAGTCGTTGGACTCCAAGCGTCTTGGTATCATTAAGTACTATGATTACGGAACGGCACTGAATACCTATATTTACGCCAATCTCGGCACCGATGCCATTGTCATTAGCGAAGGGAAAAAGGCTCTGAAAAATAATTTCAAGCTGTTGATGGACAAAAAAATCGATGTTCTTGCTGAGGATTCCAATGTTGGGACGTATACGGCCTTGAAAATGGGGATACTCAATAAGGTCGCACAAGTGAACGCTGGAAGTCCCCCTGTTGATATATTCATTGCCTTTTCTCCTCAAAATCCCAAATCCAAGACATATGCTGATATTTTCGACAAAGGCCTTCGTGAGCTGCGCTCTTCTGGGAGATTAGCACGAATTTTAAAACGATACGGCCAGCAAGATTGGGAATAG
- a CDS encoding PAS domain S-box protein, with protein MMAMDAVFQTFLRVAGGINVVMDIDGTVMHANDAALEVLGSMPPDARNFFSLLDEQTRLQVQHNAQNNITTPIDFAIKHEEQYYQGKISLSPPESGHVPVLLLHGNDVSEKRAMEEDLRREKQRHLYLLEALPGFVFIINETAHVSFANRTFRRLFGHPKSLDCHIAADVTQTPCSIDSPYEAMRRKRPVQREWTDSKDRVYHVHCHPMTDLDGSLLALVMGIDITARKRAEDALRQAHDELEMRIRERTRELLESESRYRAIVEDQTELICRFTPKLMISFVNNAFCRFFDVEKEEVLGQPFTPPVPEEDKIAAMNLMADVSPEDPVRTEEFRIVTHGETYWMRWSVRAIYDQSGTVIEYQAVGRNITSRKQAERRYHDLVQNLPVIVFSMLPNLGIEFISQSCRTILGYAPSEATQNPDWFLENIHEEDKNRVKQQMDSFVVDRSLPLSLEFRFRHAKGYIVHLLLKSIPRPNASDKSYPEGVEGIIMDMTERFFLDKMLVQREKLNTLGAMSDEIAHEFRNPLTALAGFANRLAKKQPDLPEVGVILEEAGRLESLLNRLRSYLNKPEEAVREACSVNAILRFCVDLLGQTLARQSLACMLELDEGVSSIASDQDTLTQIFLNLIQNAAVTVEPSGQLRIKTFETRRDVSVEFTMEPRIQKTRDSSLLFTPEGDGQADSSLAVSYRLMRNIGGFILQNQNGETAVFTVTLPKEDVRNLGDVS; from the coding sequence ATGATGGCAATGGATGCCGTGTTTCAGACTTTCCTGCGTGTAGCCGGCGGGATCAATGTTGTGATGGACATCGATGGCACCGTGATGCATGCCAACGACGCGGCGTTGGAAGTGCTTGGCTCAATGCCTCCCGATGCCCGAAACTTTTTTTCGCTCCTGGATGAACAAACGCGTCTTCAGGTTCAGCATAATGCGCAAAACAACATAACCACTCCCATTGACTTTGCCATCAAGCACGAAGAACAATATTACCAAGGTAAAATAAGTCTGTCCCCGCCCGAATCGGGGCATGTCCCTGTACTCTTGCTGCATGGTAACGATGTCAGTGAGAAGCGAGCAATGGAAGAAGATTTGCGCCGAGAGAAACAGCGCCATCTTTATCTTCTCGAAGCACTGCCGGGATTTGTGTTCATCATCAATGAAACAGCACACGTCTCCTTTGCGAACCGCACATTTCGCCGACTTTTTGGTCACCCCAAATCTTTGGACTGCCATATCGCTGCCGATGTGACGCAAACACCGTGTTCTATTGATTCTCCCTATGAAGCCATGCGTCGCAAACGTCCTGTGCAACGCGAGTGGACCGATTCGAAAGATCGCGTCTATCATGTGCATTGTCATCCAATGACCGACCTTGATGGGTCATTACTAGCGTTGGTCATGGGAATCGATATCACGGCGCGTAAACGAGCCGAAGATGCTTTGCGACAAGCGCATGATGAGTTGGAAATGCGGATTCGGGAACGTACACGTGAGTTACTTGAGTCGGAATCTCGTTATCGAGCGATTGTGGAGGACCAAACCGAACTGATTTGCCGGTTTACTCCAAAATTGATGATTTCTTTTGTCAACAATGCGTTTTGTCGATTTTTTGATGTTGAGAAGGAAGAGGTATTGGGCCAGCCGTTTACACCACCTGTCCCCGAAGAAGACAAAATTGCGGCGATGAATCTGATGGCCGACGTCAGTCCGGAAGATCCGGTTCGGACTGAAGAATTTCGTATTGTCACGCATGGGGAAACGTATTGGATGCGTTGGTCGGTACGGGCGATATATGATCAGTCCGGAACCGTTATAGAATATCAAGCAGTTGGTCGAAATATTACTTCACGCAAACAAGCCGAACGACGATATCACGATCTTGTTCAAAATTTGCCTGTTATTGTATTTTCCATGCTGCCGAATCTTGGGATTGAATTTATCAGTCAGTCATGTCGAACTATTTTGGGATATGCCCCCTCCGAGGCAACGCAGAATCCAGACTGGTTCTTGGAAAATATTCACGAGGAAGACAAAAATCGCGTCAAGCAACAAATGGATTCGTTTGTTGTGGATAGAAGTTTGCCGTTATCTCTTGAATTCCGGTTCCGTCATGCAAAAGGATACATTGTCCATTTGCTGTTGAAATCCATTCCTCGTCCCAATGCATCGGATAAGTCATATCCCGAAGGCGTCGAGGGCATTATCATGGACATGACCGAGCGCTTTTTTCTCGACAAGATGCTTGTACAGCGCGAGAAGCTCAATACACTTGGCGCAATGTCTGACGAGATTGCCCACGAATTTCGTAATCCCCTGACAGCGTTGGCCGGATTTGCCAATCGACTGGCAAAGAAACAGCCGGATTTGCCTGAAGTGGGAGTGATTCTTGAGGAAGCAGGGCGTCTTGAATCCTTGCTCAACCGACTGCGGAGTTATCTTAACAAGCCTGAAGAAGCGGTTCGTGAAGCATGTTCAGTGAATGCTATTCTTCGCTTTTGCGTGGATCTGCTTGGTCAAACCCTCGCCAGGCAATCACTTGCCTGTATGCTCGAACTGGATGAAGGCGTTTCAAGTATCGCGTCGGATCAAGATACGTTGACGCAGATTTTTTTGAACCTCATTCAAAATGCAGCAGTCACTGTGGAACCAAGTGGACAATTGCGAATTAAAACATTCGAAACACGACGGGATGTCAGTGTTGAATTTACGATGGAGCCCCGTATTCAGAAAACACGCGATTCAAGCTTGCTCTTTACCCCGGAAGGAGACGGACAAGCCGATTCGAGCCTGGCTGTATCCTATCGGCTTATGCGGAATATCGGGGGCTTCATTTTGCAAAATCAAAATGGAGAAACGGCTGTTTTTACAGTGACTCTACCGAAAGAGGATGTGCGAAACCTTGGAGACGTTTCGTAA
- the pgm gene encoding phosphoglucomutase (alpha-D-glucose-1,6-bisphosphate-dependent), giving the protein MAKSPLAGKPAPHSMLVDIPKLITAYYSDAPDVAIREQRVAFGTSGHRGSSLKTSFNEHHILAVTQAICDYRKEQGYDGPLFVGKDTHALSEPAFITAVEVLAANDVAFYYQDDFGYTPTPVISHAILTYNAGRTEHLADGIVITPSHNPPQDGGFKYNPPHGGPADTTATKIIEDRANTILAEGLKSVKRVSRTRAFAANGASAYDYIAPYVADLANMVDMDAIRSAGLKIGVDPLGGSGIAYWQPLAERYGLNLEVVNPRVDPTFSFMTVDHDGKIRMDCSSPDAMASLIQHKDKFDIAFGNDPDYDRHGIVTRSVGLLNPNHYLCVAIHHLFSNRPNWRADAAVGKTLVSSSMIDRVAADLGRTLSEVPVGFKWFVDGLLDGSYGFGGEESAGASFLRKDGTVWTTDKDGIIMDLLAVEITATKGKDPGLLYTELTERFGNPVYERIDSAATPEQKAKLKNLSPENVTADTLAGETITAAMTKAPGNNAAIGGLKVTTKNGWFAARPSGTEDIYKIYAESFLGRDHLKRIQDEAKEIVAQALA; this is encoded by the coding sequence ATGGCGAAAAGCCCCCTGGCCGGAAAACCGGCACCGCATTCCATGCTGGTAGATATTCCTAAACTCATTACAGCATATTACAGCGATGCCCCCGACGTCGCTATCCGGGAACAACGCGTCGCGTTCGGTACATCGGGACATCGTGGGTCTTCATTAAAAACGTCTTTTAACGAGCATCATATCCTCGCTGTTACACAAGCCATTTGCGATTACCGAAAAGAACAAGGATATGACGGCCCTTTGTTTGTCGGAAAAGATACTCATGCATTGTCCGAACCGGCATTTATTACGGCTGTTGAAGTGCTTGCCGCCAATGATGTCGCTTTTTATTACCAGGATGATTTCGGGTACACTCCAACGCCTGTTATTTCCCACGCTATTCTCACCTACAATGCTGGACGGACTGAGCACCTGGCTGATGGCATTGTTATCACCCCGTCGCATAATCCTCCACAAGATGGTGGATTCAAGTATAATCCACCTCATGGTGGCCCAGCTGATACAACAGCAACAAAGATTATTGAAGATCGGGCAAATACCATTCTGGCTGAAGGCTTGAAAAGCGTAAAACGTGTGTCGAGAACGCGCGCATTTGCTGCAAACGGAGCAAGTGCATACGACTATATTGCTCCCTATGTTGCCGATTTGGCCAACATGGTCGATATGGATGCTATTCGGTCGGCAGGCTTGAAAATTGGCGTTGATCCACTTGGAGGGTCGGGTATTGCATATTGGCAGCCTTTGGCTGAACGATATGGGCTCAATCTTGAAGTGGTCAATCCCCGTGTCGACCCAACTTTTTCTTTCATGACAGTCGACCATGACGGCAAGATTCGTATGGACTGTTCCTCTCCGGATGCCATGGCGAGCCTTATCCAACATAAAGACAAATTCGATATCGCCTTTGGGAATGATCCTGATTATGATCGACACGGTATTGTCACAAGAAGTGTTGGGTTGCTCAATCCGAATCATTACCTTTGCGTGGCAATTCATCATTTATTCAGCAACCGACCGAACTGGCGAGCCGATGCGGCTGTTGGAAAGACCCTCGTCTCCAGTTCGATGATTGATCGTGTGGCTGCCGACCTCGGAAGAACGCTGTCTGAGGTACCGGTTGGCTTCAAATGGTTTGTCGACGGGCTTCTCGATGGATCGTATGGTTTTGGAGGAGAGGAGAGCGCGGGGGCTTCGTTTTTACGAAAAGACGGAACGGTTTGGACAACGGATAAAGACGGTATCATCATGGATCTTCTTGCTGTTGAAATTACCGCCACAAAAGGCAAAGATCCGGGACTGCTTTATACCGAATTGACCGAACGTTTCGGGAACCCGGTGTATGAACGCATAGACAGTGCGGCCACTCCCGAGCAAAAAGCCAAATTGAAAAATTTATCGCCGGAAAATGTCACAGCCGATACGCTTGCCGGTGAAACCATTACCGCCGCTATGACAAAAGCTCCGGGCAATAATGCTGCAATCGGTGGTTTGAAAGTCACGACGAAAAATGGATGGTTTGCGGCCAGACCGTCAGGGACTGAAGATATCTACAAAATATATGCTGAAAGTTTTCTTGGACGCGATCATCTCAAGCGCATCCAGGATGAGGCGAAAGAAATTGTTGCTCAAGCTCTTGCCTAA
- the gpmI gene encoding 2,3-bisphosphoglycerate-independent phosphoglycerate mutase, with translation MKAKRSVVLCILDGFGLAPEGPGNAVTQAKTPRIDALFSEYPQTSLECAGRAVGLPEGFMGNSEVGHMNIGAGRVVYQDMTRIDIAIENNELETNATLIDLMEKTQARGGSLHLMGLLSDGGVHSHIEHVKALLQMCKNKGLRSVHLHAFLDGRDTPPTSGKGYVEQILGAMNDIGIGDVATVTGRFWAMDRDKRWERVEKAYIALTSSQGETAPDALSAVAASYDRDENDEFVKPTIILDESGAPVGPIRDGDGVFFFNFRADRARELTRAFIDESFEAFDRVTRPDLAGYATMTEYESSFGVPVAFGPQTIVNSLGEMVSQAGMRQLRIAETEKYAHVTYFFSCGRESEFPGEERVLIPSPRDVATYDLKPQMSACTVADALVERLESRELDFVVVNFANPDMVGHTGILAAAIQAIETVDGCVGRVVDTVLEQDGILIITADHGNAEVMMTPDGAPVTSHSTNNVPFVLVDPARKSATLETGKLGDIAPTVLHLLELEQPGDMTGKNLIVSSNQG, from the coding sequence ATGAAAGCCAAACGATCGGTTGTCTTATGCATCCTTGATGGTTTCGGCCTTGCTCCGGAAGGACCAGGCAATGCAGTGACCCAAGCGAAGACGCCGCGTATTGATGCGCTCTTTTCCGAATACCCCCAGACCAGCCTGGAATGCGCCGGTCGAGCCGTCGGGTTGCCGGAAGGATTTATGGGCAATTCCGAGGTCGGCCATATGAATATCGGAGCTGGCCGCGTTGTGTATCAGGATATGACACGCATTGATATTGCCATTGAAAACAATGAACTCGAGACGAATGCGACCTTGATCGATTTGATGGAGAAAACCCAAGCTCGTGGAGGCAGTCTTCACCTTATGGGGCTTCTGTCCGATGGAGGCGTGCACAGCCATATTGAGCATGTGAAAGCGCTCCTCCAGATGTGTAAAAATAAAGGGTTGCGTTCTGTTCATCTCCATGCGTTTCTTGATGGCCGCGATACCCCACCTACAAGTGGAAAAGGGTACGTTGAACAAATTCTTGGCGCGATGAACGACATCGGAATCGGTGACGTCGCGACCGTCACGGGACGGTTTTGGGCCATGGATCGGGACAAACGCTGGGAGCGCGTTGAAAAGGCGTATATTGCTTTGACCTCAAGTCAGGGGGAAACGGCTCCTGATGCCCTTTCTGCTGTTGCTGCATCCTATGATCGCGATGAAAACGATGAATTCGTCAAGCCGACGATTATCCTTGATGAATCTGGTGCACCGGTTGGACCTATTCGCGACGGAGACGGTGTCTTTTTCTTTAATTTCCGTGCCGACCGTGCCCGTGAGTTGACACGTGCCTTTATTGATGAGTCTTTTGAAGCATTTGATCGCGTGACCCGGCCTGATTTGGCTGGCTATGCCACCATGACGGAGTATGAGTCCTCGTTTGGCGTACCGGTTGCCTTTGGTCCACAGACCATTGTCAATTCTCTTGGAGAAATGGTGTCGCAAGCCGGGATGCGGCAATTGCGCATTGCCGAGACTGAAAAATATGCCCATGTCACATATTTCTTTAGTTGTGGGCGTGAGAGTGAGTTTCCTGGAGAAGAGCGCGTCCTCATTCCGTCCCCTCGTGATGTCGCCACGTACGATCTCAAACCGCAAATGAGCGCCTGTACCGTTGCCGATGCACTCGTAGAACGCCTGGAAAGCCGCGAGCTTGATTTTGTCGTGGTCAACTTTGCCAATCCAGATATGGTGGGGCATACAGGAATATTGGCGGCAGCCATTCAAGCGATTGAAACTGTTGACGGTTGTGTGGGGCGGGTTGTCGATACGGTTTTAGAGCAAGATGGCATACTCATCATAACGGCCGATCACGGGAACGCTGAAGTCATGATGACGCCGGATGGAGCTCCAGTCACCTCGCACTCAACGAATAATGTTCCCTTTGTACTTGTCGACCCTGCGCGCAAAAGTGCGACATTGGAGACAGGCAAATTGGGAGATATTGCCCCGACTGTCCTGCATTTGCTTGAACTGGAGCAACCTGGAGACATGACAGGCAAAAATCTTATTGTTTCTTCAAATCAAGGATAG
- the rsfS gene encoding ribosome silencing factor: MTTLDKAKIVASWLDEKKATDIVVLDVAGLCSIAEAMVIASAANLRQAKSLADDILKRCGEEGISFLGMEGYKNSQWILVDLNDVLVHVFLEEARSFYNIEGLWSQGTRIDLPGHTSHGEDE; encoded by the coding sequence ATGACGACACTCGATAAGGCCAAAATCGTGGCCTCCTGGCTGGATGAAAAAAAAGCAACTGATATCGTTGTTCTTGATGTCGCTGGCCTATGCTCTATTGCCGAAGCCATGGTGATTGCCTCCGCCGCCAACCTCCGTCAGGCCAAGTCGTTGGCCGATGATATACTTAAGCGGTGCGGTGAAGAGGGCATTTCCTTCCTTGGAATGGAAGGCTACAAGAATAGTCAATGGATTCTCGTCGACTTAAATGACGTCCTTGTTCATGTGTTTCTTGAAGAAGCCAGATCTTTTTATAATATTGAGGGTTTGTGGTCACAAGGGACGCGTATCGACTTGCCTGGCCACACCTCGCACGGGGAAGATGAATGA
- a CDS encoding phenylacetate--CoA ligase family protein, whose amino-acid sequence MIFDVANETMPREELEALQLRRLQALVHRVYANVPFYKKAFDNVGIKPEDIKKLSDVKYLPFTEKQDMRNHYPYGLFAVPKDNIVRIHASSGTTGKSTVVGYTKRDVEIWGQLMARSFMASGATPKDIVHNAYGYGLFTGGLGAHYGGETLGCTVIPISGGATKRQVALLRDFGASVICCTPSYFLHLYEAALESGIDFKELPLRIGIFGAEPWSEEMRRDIESRTGITAIDIYGLSEIMGPGVGIECETAQNGLHIMEDHFLAEIIDPITGEPLPPGETGELVITTLTKEGQPLIRYRTRDITKLNITPCRCGRTLARMHRVMGRSDDMLIIRGVNVFPSQIESILIETDGLSPHYQLLIKREGTLDSLEVQVEVDEKIFSDEVKKLQQLEAKIQKNIKEFLGVTAVVKLVEPRAIQRSEGKAKRILDMR is encoded by the coding sequence ATGATATTCGATGTTGCTAACGAGACCATGCCCAGAGAGGAACTGGAAGCACTGCAACTGCGTCGGCTTCAGGCTCTGGTACACCGTGTGTACGCCAATGTCCCCTTCTACAAAAAAGCTTTCGACAATGTCGGAATCAAGCCTGAAGACATCAAAAAGCTCTCCGACGTCAAGTATCTGCCTTTCACAGAAAAGCAGGATATGCGCAATCATTATCCGTATGGGCTGTTCGCAGTTCCCAAAGATAATATTGTTCGTATTCATGCTTCCTCTGGAACGACAGGCAAATCCACGGTTGTTGGCTACACGAAGCGTGACGTCGAAATTTGGGGGCAGCTTATGGCCCGCAGTTTCATGGCATCTGGCGCAACCCCCAAAGATATTGTCCACAACGCCTATGGTTACGGCCTCTTTACAGGCGGACTCGGTGCGCATTATGGCGGCGAGACCTTGGGGTGTACGGTTATTCCCATCTCGGGCGGTGCAACCAAACGTCAAGTAGCCTTGCTTCGCGATTTCGGAGCCTCAGTCATTTGCTGTACCCCCTCCTATTTTCTCCATCTGTATGAAGCGGCTTTGGAGTCCGGTATTGATTTCAAGGAATTACCACTTCGCATCGGTATTTTTGGAGCCGAACCCTGGTCTGAAGAAATGCGCCGCGATATTGAATCACGTACAGGCATCACAGCGATCGATATTTACGGCCTGTCCGAAATCATGGGGCCAGGTGTCGGCATCGAATGCGAAACGGCTCAAAACGGTCTCCATATCATGGAAGATCATTTTCTAGCCGAAATCATCGACCCCATCACCGGAGAACCTTTACCTCCTGGAGAGACCGGCGAACTCGTTATCACAACACTGACCAAAGAAGGTCAGCCGCTTATTCGTTACCGTACCCGCGATATCACAAAGCTGAACATCACTCCCTGTCGCTGTGGACGTACATTAGCTCGGATGCATCGCGTGATGGGACGAAGTGACGATATGCTCATTATTCGTGGGGTCAATGTCTTCCCATCGCAAATCGAAAGTATTCTCATTGAAACTGACGGTCTGTCCCCACATTATCAACTTCTTATCAAACGCGAAGGCACACTTGACTCTTTGGAAGTTCAAGTGGAAGTTGATGAAAAAATCTTTTCTGATGAAGTCAAGAAGCTTCAACAACTTGAAGCGAAAATTCAGAAAAATATCAAAGAATTTTTGGGTGTCACGGCAGTCGTCAAACTCGTTGAGCCGAGAGCCATCCAACGTTCTGAAGGCAAGGCCAAACGCATTCTGGACATGCGGTAA
- a CDS encoding ACT domain-containing protein translates to MKVEQISIFLENRAGRLEEVTRILAEENISIRALSLADTSDFGILRLILSDHERAKKALKDNGFTVGRTAVVAVEVPDKPGGLHSILKLLSGNGINVEYMYAFVHQSAETAIIIFRFDRTDQAIEVLQENNLTIVPGSRLYNL, encoded by the coding sequence ATGAAGGTCGAACAGATATCCATATTTTTGGAAAACCGCGCCGGTCGTCTGGAAGAAGTGACCCGGATTCTGGCCGAAGAAAACATCAGTATTCGCGCGCTATCTCTGGCCGATACATCTGATTTCGGTATTCTGCGTCTTATTCTCTCGGATCATGAACGCGCCAAAAAAGCACTTAAAGATAATGGCTTTACCGTTGGACGTACTGCTGTTGTTGCTGTCGAAGTGCCGGACAAACCAGGCGGCTTGCATTCCATTCTCAAACTGCTGAGCGGCAATGGTATTAATGTGGAATACATGTACGCCTTCGTTCATCAGAGTGCCGAAACCGCCATCATTATCTTCCGATTCGATAGAACAGATCAAGCTATTGAGGTTTTGCAAGAGAACAATCTGACAATTGTTCCAGGTTCCAGACTGTACAACCTGTAA